The genomic DNA ATGAGTGTCATCACTGTGGTAACGTTTGCCACATTGTAACGCGACATGGTCCTTTCATCCCTGGCCATTGTCCCATTGATTGAGATCCCGAGGAGGTGACAGTTGACCCTGTTCATGTCTTGCTCGGGATAGTGCATCAAGATCCATTCGTTGAGGCCGTTGAGGAAGGTAGGAGGAATGCCGATGCCATGAGTCGAGGTCGcgttcctccttttcccctcgtATGTGTACCTGTTGGGGAATTACCAGAGCTCAGGCCTCATGCGCTGTTGTATATTCAACGACACCTTGGTCTCTGTGGACCGAAGAATTCTGTCGAACAATGATCGACTGATCTGGGAGGCAAACTCGTTGAAAGGTTCATCCCCCGAATTCATGACGACAGGACCCAGCTGAAACCTGTCTCCAAACCGAATAATGCCCTTGATATCATGAGCCCTGCCCAGGGCAGCGACAGGAATCCACGCCTCGGTCTCGAGACATTGGCCACCTTCGTCTGCAATCACAACAATACCGCGTGATGGGGTTACATCGTTCTGTGTCCCGAGTCCATACTTTCGAACGATGTCCGTGTCAACGACCTGACTGGTGCAAAGCAAAATTTTTGCTGTATTGACACGCGTTCCGACAATACCTGTATAGCGCGCCGGAATAGATTTCTATCTTTCTTGAGAAGATAAATTTTCAGTAAGGGATAAAAAGTATTATGTATTTAAAGGAAATCCTGTTGTCTGGGGAATATTTCTGTTAGTCAATTGAAAAATCATTCATCGGTACCGTGACCTCATCTAAGTGAAGGTATGGATTCAAAGAGGTGGCTAATTTCCTCTAGCATCCTGAGGTCGTGGTTCTATCTAGTAAAGTGCAGGGTGAAATCCTGCTGTGGAATTTTCTCACAATTGGGATTCAATCTATATGAGAATACGCCACATCCCCAAACAAATTCAATTTGCCTCCTACATCTTTTGTTGATTACACCTTGTTGAAAAACGCGTTTGCATGTGTTTGAGATTTTGATGTATACTAGTATCTTGGAGGCTGTGCTCTGTTGACCTCTTTGTGCCGCAGCACCATTTTTCCTCATGTCTCCTCCATAGCCATAGTAGACTTTGGGATGCCCATCGTTATCAGTTTATCTGATATGCAAATCGACATCATTGCTGAGTCACATGGACTTCTACTGACTGTAATACCGTACAGAGATGGCGGACCATAGCTGCTAAGCTCCAAGTCAGTCAAGATGAAAGTTCTACATATGATAACGGGTGAGGTACTAAGTAGTATTTCACCATGTGCCGTATATCCGTTTATTTTGACCAACCAGCAGCTATAGTCCATCGTAGTGGCCCCTTAGAGGTGATACTACCGCGAGCGCTACAAGTTAAAGGACTCCCAGAATTTACAGATACAGCCTTGTTGTGTGATTGGCCAACCATGACAAAGGAACTTCATCGCTACAGAGAAGTGGCATTCTCTAGTGAACATTAAAACTCAAGTCTTGTCAGCACAGAAGGGATTTTCTCGCCCGGTGCGAAAGTTCGCTTGTGGGAATGAAAATATTCTGCCTTTGAAACTCTTTCAACCAGATTAGGATACTAAGATATACTTTAACTGTACTCTTTAATAGAGTCAACCCTATTCAATCAAGCATTACAACAGTCTAAGAACTCACAAGCCGAGAGTATTCCCATGATACAGTGACAAACACTCCTATACTTCGAAGATTCAGTGGATATATCATACCAGATTTCACAATTCAATTGCCCGCGATCAAACCAACATATCAATTGGCCCATCAGCTCTTATTCACAACTGCCAAGTGTCGGTTTATTCTCTGCGTTTTTGAGATCATAACCAATCTCGAATAGGTCTTACCAACCTCTGCGGTACTTCAAGCCTATGTCTTGCCAATCCGCCAAGACATATATGCTTGCTTGATAACACCGATTTTCGGTACAATAACGAAGACTGGGATGCACTCAGCCTGACGGTCTACCATTTTAACGCAGGACACATTGGCAATTCTGCCCTGGACAACCAATCAGAATGttgtgtttctttgtttattcaATTCAAGTAGACCAACAGGTAAGGTTGTGTTTGTTCTTAAGCTTGCTCCGGAAGGCGGTAACTGACGTGACCAGAGCATCTCCATTACTCCTTCCTCCATTACTCCTTCCTCTATTACTCCTCCATTACTCCTCTATTACTCCTCCATTACTCCTCTAATACTCCTCCATTACTCCTTTATTATCATCCCACTATATGTAAcggcgggaagctatataggtCTGACCAGGGCATTCTGAATCGTtgattcagaattatttgaccttttggccttgtggaatatcgggcccTGGCGATATTTCTTACAGCTCTCGTGCATACAGCTTTGTCTCTTCACTCTCGCTTTGCTGGGAAAACGACCAGACAAATGCCAAAGAAGATTGTGAGAGGCTTCGTGACATTATCCACCTGTTCGGATTTCCGACACCCGAACAATACGTTATTCCCCTACAGGATCGCACGCCGGGCTGGGATATACACAGTAAAGTAACTACGATGATCAAACAAGGACTAGATGCACCGGGACgagatcctttcctgctCCACTACGCAGGACACGGTGTCGAAAGGGATGGAAAACCTATCTTTACGTCAAAGAACGGCAGAAACCTTTCTGCTATGTTCCTTCTAGCTTTAGTGGAGGGCGATTCTGACGTTCTCTTACCTGATTCCGAGATCGACATTGTGTTTATCTTCGATTCTTGCTTCAGTCATGTTGCGACAAGAAATATGGTCAATACCGAACGCATCGTCGAAGTTCTAGCAGCAACGAGCCCCAACAGTGCTTTGGCCAACGCTGCCCAGGGGCGTGCTTCCTTTACGGGGAAGCTGTGGAATGAAATTATGTACAGAAAGGTACAGGGCCACAAAAGCGTTGAGCTAGCCGTACTTATGGATACCCTCATCACAAAGTCGCCACAGGTGATACTAAGCTACGAGCTCCTTGTCGGGGTACATTCCCTCTGGTTAGAGCTACCAGGAGGATCCGTGTCAACTGCTGTTCCTCCCCTTGTCGTCGAACCGCAGTACTTTGCGGTCTTCTCTATGCTGCCC from Aspergillus oryzae RIB40 DNA, chromosome 7 includes the following:
- a CDS encoding uncharacterized protein (predicted protein), producing MVGQSHNKAVSVNSGSPLTCSARGSITSKGPLRWTIAAAKILLCTSQVVDTDIVRKYGLGTQNDVTPSRGIVVIADEGGQCLETEAWIPVAALGRAHDIKGIIRFGDRFQLGPVVMNSGDEPFNEFASQISRSLFDRILRSTETKVSLNIQQRMRPELW
- a CDS encoding uncharacterized protein (predicted protein) → MIKQGLDAPGRDPFLLHYAGHGVERDGKPIFTSKNGRNLSAMFLLALVEGDSDVLLPDSEIDIVFIFDSCFSHVATRNMVNTERIVEVLAATSPNSALANAAQGRASFTGKLWNEIMYRKVQGHKSVELAVLMDTLITKSPQVILSYELLVGVHSLWLELPGGSVSTAVPPLVVEPQYFAVFSMLPNLYPHLHLPH